Proteins encoded together in one Aeromonas encheleia window:
- a CDS encoding fimbrial protein yields the protein MKTNALFVLALAMGGLVSVPAAAFNGTITINGEVTAGTCAIAVNGGNASATVTLPTVSTNALSSIGQTAGATGFNLALTSCPTTGSVRAYFENIGVAQATGNLSNKAVAAGGKNPAQNVEVQILSANSTPIDLRTNTGNNVLVDFSATGGATLYYSAQYIATGAVGAGLVSADLIYSLDYH from the coding sequence ATGAAGACGAATGCTCTCTTTGTGCTTGCACTCGCCATGGGCGGGCTGGTATCTGTCCCCGCCGCCGCCTTCAACGGCACTATTACCATCAATGGGGAAGTGACTGCCGGCACCTGCGCCATCGCCGTCAATGGCGGCAACGCATCGGCCACAGTGACCCTGCCCACCGTCAGCACCAACGCGCTGAGCAGCATAGGCCAGACCGCCGGTGCCACCGGTTTCAACCTCGCGCTCACCAGCTGCCCGACCACGGGATCGGTGCGGGCCTACTTCGAAAACATCGGCGTGGCCCAGGCCACGGGCAACCTCAGCAACAAGGCCGTCGCGGCGGGCGGGAAAAATCCGGCCCAGAACGTGGAGGTCCAGATCCTCTCGGCCAACAGTACCCCCATCGACTTGAGGACCAATACCGGAAACAACGTGCTGGTTGACTTCAGCGCGACCGGCGGGGCGACGCTCTATTACAGCGCCCAGTACATCGCCACCGGCGCCGTGGGGGCCGGCCTGGTCTCGGCGGACCTCATCTACTCGCTGGATTACCACTGA
- a CDS encoding fimbria/pilus periplasmic chaperone, which produces MSLPRGLGWARLWRYGWGMVLLVAWQAWGYVQISGTRVIYPASAREVTLELTNKGNVPALVQVWMDAGDRRIRPGAESVPFLITPPITRIDAQRGQSLRLTYVGQGLPQDRESVFWLNVLEVPPSTKSTQAGQNLVQLAFRSRIKMFYRPEGLAGNVEHSAHHLNWRLIRQGEGYALRASNPSLYHVSISNLELQTTQTRRYSNLSGGMVSPGGSADFPIDRLSGSVHAKAVTFYWLNDYGAREVGRFVFN; this is translated from the coding sequence ATGAGTCTGCCCCGGGGCCTTGGATGGGCAAGGCTGTGGCGCTATGGCTGGGGCATGGTGCTGCTCGTTGCCTGGCAGGCCTGGGGCTATGTCCAGATCTCGGGTACCCGGGTCATCTACCCCGCCTCCGCTCGTGAAGTCACGCTGGAGCTGACCAACAAGGGCAACGTGCCCGCACTGGTGCAGGTCTGGATGGATGCCGGCGACCGCCGCATCCGGCCCGGTGCCGAATCGGTGCCATTTTTGATCACCCCCCCCATCACTCGGATTGATGCCCAGCGCGGCCAGTCGCTGCGCCTCACCTATGTGGGGCAGGGGCTGCCACAGGATCGCGAGTCGGTATTCTGGCTGAATGTGCTGGAGGTCCCACCCAGCACCAAGTCCACCCAGGCGGGCCAGAATCTGGTGCAGCTCGCCTTTCGCTCCAGGATCAAGATGTTCTATCGCCCCGAGGGGTTGGCTGGCAACGTTGAGCACTCCGCCCATCACCTGAACTGGCGCCTGATCCGACAAGGGGAGGGCTATGCCTTGCGGGCCAGCAATCCAAGCCTGTATCACGTCAGCATCAGCAATCTCGAGCTGCAGACGACCCAGACCAGGCGCTACAGCAATCTCAGTGGCGGCATGGTGTCCCCGGGAGGCAGCGCCGATTTTCCCATCGATCGCCTGTCGGGCTCGGTTCATGCCAAGGCGGTGACCTTCTATTGGCTCAATGATTATGGGGCCCGCGAGGTGGGTCGATTCGTCTTCAACTGA
- a CDS encoding fimbria/pilus outer membrane usher protein, protein MASAPAAEPPAPAADVEFDSQLLDSLGVNIDLARFASADFVPLGLYQLDIIINGKDKLSQQVEVRAGPDPKTPLFCFTPGQVTQWGLLVDQLPNQPSVKLQMQSNCIRVESLVPGASFSLDLPSLSGALSLPQAYVGRVRRDYVGPEQWVQGINAAFVGYNANLYYSELSGTDDQFSNSVNLNTGVNLGAWRLRHNGSWQGSDGGSYQSLNSYVQRDVTTQRAQLTLGEYFTPGDSFDSVPFTGVQLASDDAMLPDFERGFAPVVRGVAQSNARVTIRQGSALIYETQVAPGAFAIDDLYATSFAGDLDVTITEADGSERSFTLPFSSVVQMLRDDTSRFSLTLGRYRNEAGPDGPDFLQGIYRRGYSNTLTLYGGTIAAEDYAALLGGAAMGSDYGALALDVTGSWARDLPAASELPPSLSGQSYRLTYSKQMDLTQTYFTLAAYRFSSEGYLDLNDVAAAQSQTLDQLQRERNRFQLNINQPVGEWGDLYFNGISRDYWGAEAESSSFQLGYNRGFDWGNLTLSASHSLDDGVGDQYMLSLSIPIGDRLGAPRLSSTVSYQEGQGYSARLDLNGGSRDGRFYYGLYGSQSQGDGAGYQGYGANAQYQTAATQLGLSTSQGEGYSQYVASAKGTLLVHEEGWVLGQTQGETMALVEAKGAQGARVSHGIGSEVDGDGYAVLAGLNPYRTNIIGLDPSGLPLDVEIDGSAQMVAPRRGAIVKLAYETHVGQPLLLKVQRTDGRVLPFGAEVVDGAGRSVAVVGQGGLIFVRGEQAILYVQWGKEPDQQCRLDYRVPEPDPAVPYQQVAARCLTMETSS, encoded by the coding sequence GTGGCGTCTGCCCCCGCCGCCGAGCCGCCCGCCCCGGCGGCCGATGTCGAGTTCGACAGTCAGCTGCTCGACAGCCTGGGGGTGAACATCGATCTGGCGCGCTTCGCCAGTGCCGACTTCGTGCCCCTTGGCCTCTATCAGCTCGACATCATCATCAATGGCAAGGACAAGCTGAGCCAGCAGGTGGAGGTGCGGGCCGGCCCCGATCCCAAGACCCCGCTGTTTTGCTTCACACCCGGTCAGGTTACGCAATGGGGGCTGCTTGTCGACCAGTTGCCCAATCAGCCGTCGGTCAAGCTGCAGATGCAGAGTAACTGCATCCGGGTCGAATCCCTGGTGCCTGGTGCTAGCTTCAGCCTGGATCTGCCCAGCCTGAGCGGGGCGCTCAGCCTGCCGCAGGCCTATGTCGGCCGGGTCCGGCGTGACTATGTCGGGCCGGAGCAGTGGGTACAGGGGATTAATGCGGCCTTCGTCGGCTACAACGCCAATCTTTATTACAGTGAGCTGAGCGGGACCGACGATCAGTTCAGCAACAGCGTCAATCTCAACACCGGCGTCAACCTGGGGGCCTGGCGTCTGCGCCATAACGGCTCCTGGCAGGGCAGTGACGGCGGCAGCTATCAGTCGCTCAACAGCTACGTGCAGCGGGATGTCACCACACAGAGAGCCCAGCTCACCCTGGGTGAGTACTTCACCCCGGGGGACAGCTTCGACAGCGTGCCCTTCACCGGGGTGCAGCTTGCCAGTGACGATGCCATGCTGCCCGACTTTGAACGGGGCTTTGCCCCCGTGGTGCGCGGGGTGGCCCAGAGCAATGCCAGGGTCACCATCCGTCAGGGCAGTGCCCTCATCTATGAAACCCAGGTTGCTCCCGGCGCATTCGCCATCGACGATCTCTATGCCACCAGCTTCGCCGGCGATCTGGACGTGACCATCACTGAGGCGGATGGCAGCGAGCGCAGCTTTACCCTGCCATTCTCCTCCGTGGTGCAGATGCTGCGGGACGACACCTCCCGCTTCAGCCTGACCCTGGGTCGTTACCGCAACGAGGCCGGCCCGGATGGCCCCGACTTTCTGCAGGGCATCTATCGCCGCGGTTATTCCAACACCCTGACCCTGTACGGCGGCACCATAGCCGCCGAGGACTATGCGGCCCTGCTGGGGGGCGCCGCCATGGGCTCCGACTATGGCGCCCTGGCGCTCGACGTCACCGGCTCCTGGGCGCGGGATCTGCCCGCCGCCTCCGAGCTGCCCCCGTCGCTCTCCGGGCAGAGCTACCGCCTGACGTACAGCAAGCAGATGGATCTGACCCAGACCTACTTCACCCTGGCCGCCTACCGTTTCTCCAGCGAAGGCTATCTGGATCTCAACGATGTGGCGGCGGCCCAGAGCCAGACCCTCGATCAGTTGCAGCGGGAGCGCAATCGCTTCCAGCTCAACATCAACCAGCCGGTGGGGGAGTGGGGGGATCTCTATTTCAACGGCATCAGTCGCGACTACTGGGGGGCCGAGGCCGAGAGCAGCAGCTTCCAGCTCGGTTACAACCGGGGGTTTGACTGGGGCAATCTGACGCTCTCGGCCAGCCATTCGCTGGACGATGGGGTCGGCGATCAATACATGCTGAGTCTCAGCATCCCCATCGGCGATAGACTCGGTGCCCCGCGCCTGAGCAGCACCGTCTCCTATCAGGAGGGGCAGGGTTACAGCGCCAGGCTGGATCTCAACGGGGGCTCCCGGGACGGGCGTTTCTACTACGGGCTCTACGGCAGCCAGAGTCAGGGGGACGGGGCGGGCTATCAGGGCTATGGCGCCAATGCCCAGTACCAGACGGCGGCAACCCAGTTGGGGCTGAGTACCAGTCAGGGGGAGGGGTATTCCCAGTATGTGGCCTCGGCCAAGGGGACCCTGCTGGTGCATGAAGAGGGCTGGGTACTGGGACAAACCCAGGGGGAGACGATGGCGCTGGTGGAGGCCAAGGGCGCCCAGGGGGCCAGGGTCAGCCACGGGATTGGCAGCGAGGTGGATGGGGATGGTTACGCCGTGCTGGCCGGGCTCAACCCCTATCGCACCAACATCATCGGCCTGGATCCGAGCGGCCTGCCGCTGGATGTGGAGATAGATGGCAGCGCCCAGATGGTGGCCCCCCGCCGTGGCGCCATCGTCAAGCTGGCGTATGAGACCCATGTCGGTCAGCCGTTGCTGCTCAAAGTCCAGCGGACGGACGGCCGTGTCCTGCCGTTCGGGGCCGAGGTGGTTGACGGCGCCGGTCGCTCGGTTGCCGTCGTCGGCCAGGGGGGGCTCATCTTCGTGCGCGGTGAGCAGGCTATCCTCTACGTCCAGTGGGGGAAGGAGCCAGATCAGCAGTGCCGGCTGGATTATCGCGTGCCCGAACCGGATCCTGCGGTGCCCTATCAACAGGTCGCCGCCCGCTGCCTCACCATGGAAACAAGCTCATGA
- a CDS encoding fimbrial biogenesis chaperone has translation MKHIILTFLALGSLLWWPGCEAALNLMRTRLIYAGGASEASLMVHNQGEAPTLLQAWVDGGDEQQGPADVSTPFLVLPPMMRLGPDKGQALRVLGADLRALPRDRESLFWLNVLGLPPKAASAGGSVQLAYRTRIKLFYRPAGLAGSAAGAAERLIWHELAGTGLRVTNPTPFHVSLSEVLLEARGQSFSWHEAGVIPPYGILPIPMPGAALVGARGRLRWIDDDGNYHEQGFVLNQQGGQ, from the coding sequence ATGAAACACATCATTCTGACATTCCTGGCGCTGGGCTCCCTGCTGTGGTGGCCTGGCTGCGAGGCCGCGCTCAACCTGATGCGCACCCGGCTTATCTATGCCGGTGGGGCCAGCGAGGCCAGCCTGATGGTTCACAACCAGGGGGAGGCACCGACTCTGCTGCAGGCCTGGGTCGATGGGGGCGATGAGCAACAGGGGCCGGCCGACGTCTCGACCCCCTTTCTGGTGCTGCCTCCCATGATGCGGCTGGGGCCGGACAAGGGGCAGGCGCTGCGCGTGTTGGGCGCCGATCTGAGGGCGCTGCCCCGGGACAGGGAGTCGCTGTTCTGGCTGAATGTGCTGGGCTTGCCGCCCAAGGCCGCAAGCGCGGGCGGCAGCGTGCAGCTCGCCTATCGCACCCGCATCAAGCTGTTCTATCGCCCGGCCGGGCTCGCCGGCTCCGCTGCCGGGGCGGCGGAGCGGCTCATCTGGCACGAGCTGGCGGGCACCGGGCTGAGGGTGACCAATCCCACCCCCTTCCACGTCAGCCTGAGCGAGGTGCTGCTCGAGGCGAGGGGGCAGAGCTTCAGCTGGCACGAGGCCGGCGTGATCCCGCCCTACGGCATCTTGCCGATCCCGATGCCTGGGGCGGCACTCGTGGGTGCCAGGGGGCGGCTGCGCTGGATCGACGATGATGGCAACTATCACGAGCAGGGGTTTGTGCTGAACCAGCAGGGAGGGCAGTGA
- a CDS encoding fimbrial protein: MGEQTENNSVGRVKNSGLMAGVLLLGCLLWLPKAHAVNGQCTSPFVATGPITTTGTLYQPGDTGIATAFSTTSSATCDCTGISVGLLVTVYYQATTSLPTVSDPLGTLIKLNSYFGLKAEFNAAGTYRTVPFNATSSGLLAVCIGNVVNLALGGIDVNGGRYTLKLLKGVTGTQTFSGTVAYLFVRRSSAPDTSPANAFSQLAMNISVTSTPSCQFPAGTSIPIDLGAVAQSAFIEGEVPRGYTPRSVNVSVTCSQIPSDYVVPLSYRFGGALTSQNRFITTSLAGVGVGMLEQSSPTPIPFDTAIAVPYSAATHNTNYQVRLYPTRLPGQVVRTGAYTGTIMVTVSVP, translated from the coding sequence ATGGGCGAGCAGACGGAGAACAACAGCGTGGGTCGAGTAAAGAATAGTGGCCTGATGGCCGGTGTCTTGTTATTGGGTTGCCTGCTGTGGCTGCCCAAGGCTCATGCCGTCAACGGCCAATGCACCAGCCCCTTCGTGGCGACCGGGCCCATTACCACCACAGGGACTCTCTATCAGCCCGGGGATACCGGTATTGCCACCGCCTTCTCGACCACCAGCTCGGCTACCTGTGATTGCACCGGGATCTCGGTAGGATTGCTGGTGACGGTTTATTATCAGGCCACGACCAGCCTGCCCACCGTCTCCGATCCTCTGGGGACCCTGATCAAGCTCAACTCCTATTTTGGCCTCAAGGCCGAGTTCAATGCGGCTGGCACTTATCGGACGGTTCCTTTCAATGCCACTTCCAGCGGGTTGTTGGCCGTCTGCATCGGCAACGTGGTGAATCTGGCATTGGGTGGGATTGACGTCAACGGCGGCCGCTATACCCTGAAGCTGCTCAAGGGGGTCACGGGCACCCAGACCTTCAGCGGCACCGTCGCCTACCTCTTCGTGCGGCGCTCCAGTGCGCCCGATACCAGTCCGGCCAATGCGTTCAGCCAGCTGGCGATGAACATCAGCGTCACCTCGACCCCGAGCTGCCAGTTTCCGGCTGGCACCAGCATCCCCATCGATCTCGGCGCCGTGGCGCAGAGCGCCTTCATCGAGGGCGAGGTGCCCAGAGGCTACACGCCGCGCAGCGTCAATGTGAGCGTCACCTGCAGCCAGATCCCGAGCGATTATGTGGTGCCGCTCAGCTACCGCTTCGGGGGGGCGCTCACCAGCCAGAATCGTTTCATCACCACCAGCCTGGCCGGGGTCGGGGTCGGCATGCTCGAGCAGAGCAGCCCAACCCCTATTCCATTTGATACCGCCATCGCGGTACCCTACTCGGCGGCTACCCACAATACCAATTATCAGGTGAGGCTGTACCCGACCCGGCTGCCGGGCCAGGTCGTGCGCACCGGCGCTTACACCGGGACCATCATGGTCACGGTGAGCGTGCCCTGA
- a CDS encoding BPSS1780 family membrane protein, with the protein MNSDNRLRSEPKRHPMGRGWIWIRTGFDIFNKGMGASVAMIVLWFLVGMLLEQLPAGSFISQLLYMVWGAGWVAVAQRGYGGQPLQFADFFAGFRHKLTPLILGGLLVLVLFCLLLLACFALLHLWDLTGLLSQDPETLTVTPEQAQGFMLCLLLFLALLVPLLMAITFAPALIFFHEVGVWQAAKLSFAGCLRNMWPFLWWGLLGALLLLLGAALFLVGLLVVLPAINYSIYAAYRDIYLEELDAADAEPPAKAFGFEA; encoded by the coding sequence ATGAACAGTGACAACCGCCTGCGCAGCGAACCCAAGCGTCACCCCATGGGGCGGGGCTGGATCTGGATCCGCACCGGGTTCGACATCTTCAACAAGGGCATGGGGGCCAGCGTGGCCATGATAGTGCTCTGGTTCCTGGTGGGCATGCTGCTGGAGCAGTTACCGGCGGGCAGCTTCATCTCCCAGTTGCTGTACATGGTGTGGGGCGCCGGCTGGGTGGCGGTGGCGCAGCGGGGCTATGGGGGGCAGCCCCTGCAGTTTGCCGACTTCTTTGCCGGTTTTCGTCACAAGCTGACGCCCCTGATCCTGGGGGGGCTGCTGGTGCTGGTGCTGTTCTGCCTGCTGCTGCTTGCCTGCTTCGCCCTGCTGCACCTGTGGGATCTGACCGGCTTGCTGTCTCAGGATCCGGAGACGCTGACGGTGACACCCGAGCAGGCGCAGGGCTTCATGCTCTGCCTGCTGCTGTTCCTGGCCTTGCTGGTCCCTTTGCTGATGGCGATCACCTTCGCCCCCGCCCTCATCTTCTTCCACGAGGTGGGGGTCTGGCAGGCGGCCAAGCTCAGCTTCGCGGGTTGTCTGCGCAACATGTGGCCCTTCCTCTGGTGGGGGCTGCTCGGTGCCCTGTTGCTGCTGCTTGGGGCGGCGCTGTTTCTGGTCGGCCTGCTGGTGGTGCTGCCAGCCATCAACTACTCCATCTATGCGGCCTACCGTGACATCTATCTGGAGGAGCTGGATGCCGCTGATGCCGAGCCGCCCGCCAAGGCGTTCGGTTTCGAGGCATAA
- a CDS encoding LysR family transcriptional regulator, which translates to MDRLTALRVFVAVVEQGSLSGAGDKLEMSRAMVSRYLAELERWMGARLLHRTTRRLSLTGPGEEALNRARTMLALGEEMEQLAVQSQEAPKGQLRITSSYSLAEALLVQTANDYLARYPGTAIDILLLDRTVNLVEERIDLAVRITNDLDPNLVARRLGTCHSVVCASPAYLARHAPLQQVQDLALHNCLTYTYFGKSLWEFQGPAGPESVPVSGNLSANISNLLLAATLDGAGISLQPSYSVQAQLASGALVPLLTQWQPKRLGVYAVYGTRKQMSPLLRSFLDFLIARMADDPLWQSE; encoded by the coding sequence ATGGATCGACTGACGGCACTGCGGGTCTTCGTCGCAGTGGTCGAGCAGGGCAGCCTGAGCGGTGCCGGGGACAAGCTGGAGATGTCGCGCGCCATGGTGTCGCGCTATCTGGCCGAGCTGGAGCGCTGGATGGGGGCCCGATTGCTGCACCGTACCACCCGCCGGCTGAGCCTCACCGGGCCGGGTGAGGAGGCGCTGAACCGGGCCAGGACCATGTTGGCCCTGGGCGAGGAGATGGAGCAGCTGGCGGTGCAAAGCCAGGAGGCCCCCAAGGGGCAGCTGCGCATCACCAGCAGCTATTCCCTGGCGGAAGCCCTGCTGGTCCAGACCGCCAACGACTACCTTGCCCGTTATCCCGGCACCGCCATCGACATCCTGTTGCTGGACAGGACAGTCAACCTGGTGGAGGAGCGGATCGATCTCGCCGTGCGCATCACCAACGATCTGGATCCCAACCTGGTGGCGCGCCGCCTCGGCACCTGCCATTCGGTGGTCTGTGCCAGCCCTGCCTACCTGGCGCGCCACGCGCCTTTGCAGCAGGTGCAGGATCTGGCGCTGCACAACTGCCTCACCTACACCTACTTCGGCAAGAGCCTGTGGGAGTTTCAGGGGCCCGCTGGCCCAGAGTCCGTGCCGGTGAGTGGCAACCTCAGCGCCAACATCTCCAACCTGCTGCTGGCGGCGACCCTGGATGGGGCGGGCATCAGCCTGCAGCCAAGCTACTCGGTGCAGGCCCAGCTGGCGAGCGGCGCCCTGGTGCCGCTGCTGACCCAGTGGCAGCCCAAGCGACTCGGGGTCTATGCCGTCTACGGCACCCGCAAGCAGATGTCTCCCCTGCTGCGCAGCTTCCTCGACTTTCTCATCGCCCGCATGGCGGACGATCCCCTGTGGCAATCAGAGTAA
- a CDS encoding Vmh family MBL fold metallo-hydrolase has protein sequence MNTALRTLTLASTLLSGAALAGPLTVTVYNPGEQGIFPVSSELVSGDKEAILIDAQFGVNDGKALVDLIKQSGKKLTTVYISGGDPDFYFGLEPIKAAFPDVKILASQHVVDHIRQTKDAKLAYWGPILAEQAPKQLIVPEVMTASQLTLEGKTIEIKAMNTPSAYLWVPSIKTAFGGVPVYSGTHVWMADSQTKAARAHWVQTLNELLALKPERVVPGHFLGAEPKGAEAVTFTRDYVQRFEQVLAKSKGSAELIDGLKQAFPALPVDDGLAIGAKVNTGEMKW, from the coding sequence ATGAACACAGCACTTCGTACCCTGACCCTGGCTAGCACCCTGCTCAGTGGCGCCGCCTTGGCGGGCCCGCTGACCGTCACCGTCTACAACCCGGGCGAGCAGGGCATCTTCCCGGTCTCCTCCGAGCTGGTGAGCGGTGATAAAGAGGCCATCCTGATCGACGCCCAGTTCGGGGTGAATGACGGCAAGGCCCTGGTGGATCTGATCAAGCAGAGCGGCAAGAAGCTGACTACCGTCTATATCAGCGGTGGGGATCCCGACTTCTATTTCGGGCTGGAGCCCATCAAGGCCGCCTTCCCCGACGTCAAGATCCTGGCCAGTCAGCACGTGGTCGACCATATCAGGCAGACCAAGGATGCCAAACTGGCCTACTGGGGCCCCATCCTGGCCGAGCAGGCGCCCAAACAGTTGATAGTGCCGGAGGTGATGACCGCTTCCCAGCTGACCCTGGAAGGGAAGACGATCGAGATCAAGGCGATGAACACCCCGAGTGCCTACCTCTGGGTTCCCTCCATCAAGACGGCGTTTGGCGGCGTGCCGGTATACAGCGGTACTCACGTGTGGATGGCAGACAGCCAGACCAAGGCGGCGCGAGCGCACTGGGTGCAGACCCTCAATGAGCTGCTGGCCCTGAAACCGGAGCGGGTCGTGCCGGGCCACTTCCTCGGAGCCGAACCCAAGGGCGCCGAGGCGGTGACCTTCACCCGCGACTATGTGCAGCGCTTCGAGCAGGTGCTGGCCAAGTCCAAGGGGTCGGCCGAGCTTATCGACGGTTTGAAGCAGGCCTTCCCGGCCCTGCCGGTCGACGACGGCCTGGCCATCGGTGCCAAGGTCAATACCGGCGAGATGAAGTGGTAA
- a CDS encoding DsbA family protein — MNETTLHYVYDPLCGWCYGAAPLLAAAAGIPGLGIALHAGGLWLGPRRQPMGEALRDYVRPHDERIQALTGQPFGTRYFDELLLSEGLSLDSEPPIRAILAIDELGGDGLTLLHRIQQCHYRDGRWVGSLDNLSELAAEQGIARSAFELACQRVDLAGHLAESQRWLRRLGGQGYPTLGLMQGGRITSLPTASFLGDPAAFTAHLVQAIGQGQASA; from the coding sequence ATGAACGAAACCACCTTGCACTATGTGTACGACCCCCTCTGTGGCTGGTGCTATGGCGCGGCCCCCCTGCTCGCGGCCGCGGCCGGGATCCCCGGCCTTGGGATCGCGCTGCATGCCGGCGGCCTCTGGCTGGGCCCGCGTCGGCAGCCGATGGGAGAGGCGCTGCGCGACTATGTGCGCCCCCATGACGAGCGGATCCAGGCCCTGACCGGCCAGCCATTTGGGACACGCTACTTCGACGAGCTGCTGCTGAGCGAGGGCCTGTCCCTCGATTCCGAGCCGCCTATTCGCGCCATCCTGGCGATCGACGAGCTGGGGGGGGACGGCCTGACGCTGCTGCACCGCATCCAGCAGTGCCACTATCGCGACGGCCGCTGGGTGGGCTCCCTGGACAACCTGAGCGAACTCGCGGCGGAGCAGGGCATCGCGAGAAGCGCGTTCGAGCTGGCCTGCCAGAGGGTGGATCTGGCCGGGCACCTGGCGGAGAGCCAGCGCTGGTTGCGCCGCCTCGGCGGTCAGGGATACCCGACCCTGGGGTTGATGCAGGGTGGGCGGATCACCTCGTTGCCGACCGCCTCCTTCCTGGGGGATCCGGCCGCCTTTACCGCTCATCTCGTTCAGGCGATTGGGCAGGGACAAGCCTCGGCATGA
- a CDS encoding methyl-accepting chemotaxis protein, producing MFKNMSISQKLSGGFAVLGVLIVALAWFSVSQLSGLYRDSTEITGNLIPSMQAANQMEIALLDARRAELNMVIAAREDQQEIALHDKTYQAARQEFDAAAQAYGAMPFTSGQEEQEFMALKAAASQYFTSHEQLMAALHKGDLERVMSLRKGETLVALEAVSKQALLLRSINDNAARDMTTTIKGVYEDSRLLNILVGSIAVLFVVVVAWLLTRLIRNPVMLLLAQTQKVSAGDLATELSLAQFNNDELGQLARGFGEMQGRLRDLVSEVSGSVVQLSSAAEEISVVARQSASSMNNQQHELNQLATAMNEMQATVQEVSRNTNDAAGAATLASSTAEQGAHTVNDSIVRIEQVATAIESTAEVIRQLGDDSRNIGMVLEVIRGIAEQTNLLALNAAIEAARAGEQGRGFAVVADEVRTLAKRTQDSTAQINTIISELQQRAEQAGSTMAQSQALMQATVGTAREAGASITEISGSVESISHMNIQIATATEEQGAVSEELNRNVVNISHASEEVVAGATQMANACQDLNLLATQLQEMVRRFRV from the coding sequence ATGTTCAAAAACATGTCTATTAGCCAGAAACTGAGCGGTGGGTTCGCCGTCTTGGGCGTCCTGATCGTCGCCCTTGCCTGGTTCTCCGTGTCCCAGTTGTCGGGTCTGTATCGTGACAGCACCGAGATCACCGGCAACCTGATCCCGAGCATGCAGGCCGCCAACCAGATGGAGATCGCCCTGCTGGATGCGCGGCGGGCCGAGTTGAACATGGTGATAGCGGCGCGGGAAGATCAGCAGGAAATCGCGCTGCACGACAAGACCTACCAGGCGGCCAGGCAGGAGTTCGACGCCGCGGCCCAGGCTTATGGCGCCATGCCGTTCACCTCGGGGCAGGAAGAGCAGGAGTTCATGGCCCTCAAGGCGGCGGCCAGCCAGTACTTCACCTCCCATGAGCAGCTGATGGCGGCCCTGCATAAGGGAGATCTGGAACGGGTCATGTCCCTGCGCAAGGGGGAGACCCTGGTCGCGCTGGAGGCGGTCAGCAAGCAGGCACTGCTGCTGCGCAGCATCAACGACAACGCCGCCCGTGACATGACCACCACCATCAAGGGGGTGTACGAAGACTCTCGGCTGCTCAACATCCTGGTCGGCTCGATCGCCGTGCTGTTCGTGGTGGTGGTGGCCTGGCTGCTGACCCGGCTCATCCGCAATCCGGTCATGCTGTTGCTGGCTCAGACCCAGAAGGTCTCGGCGGGGGATCTGGCGACCGAGCTGAGCCTGGCTCAGTTCAACAATGATGAGCTGGGGCAGCTGGCCAGAGGCTTTGGCGAGATGCAGGGGCGCCTGCGTGACCTGGTCAGCGAGGTGTCCGGCTCTGTGGTGCAGCTCAGCTCGGCCGCCGAGGAGATCAGCGTGGTCGCCAGGCAGTCGGCATCCAGCATGAACAACCAGCAGCATGAGCTGAACCAGCTGGCGACGGCCATGAACGAGATGCAGGCCACGGTGCAGGAGGTCTCCCGCAACACCAACGACGCGGCGGGGGCGGCCACCCTGGCCAGCAGCACGGCCGAGCAAGGCGCCCATACCGTCAACGACTCCATAGTGCGGATCGAGCAGGTCGCGACCGCCATCGAGAGCACGGCCGAGGTGATCCGCCAGCTCGGCGACGACAGCCGCAACATCGGCATGGTGCTGGAGGTGATCCGCGGCATTGCCGAGCAGACCAACCTGCTGGCCCTGAACGCCGCCATCGAGGCGGCCCGGGCGGGTGAACAGGGGCGCGGATTTGCGGTGGTGGCCGATGAGGTACGTACCCTGGCGAAGCGAACCCAGGATTCCACCGCCCAGATCAACACCATCATCTCCGAGCTGCAGCAGCGGGCGGAGCAGGCCGGCAGCACCATGGCGCAGAGCCAGGCGCTGATGCAGGCGACCGTCGGCACGGCGCGGGAGGCGGGGGCCTCCATCACCGAGATCAGCGGCTCGGTCGAGAGCATCTCCCACATGAACATCCAGATAGCGACGGCGACCGAGGAGCAGGGAGCGGTGAGCGAAGAGCTCAACCGCAACGTGGTCAACATCAGCCATGCCTCGGAGGAGGTGGTGGCCGGGGCGACCCAGATGGCAAATGCCTGTCAGGATCTCAATCTGCTGGCGACGCAGCTGCAGGAGATGGTGCGTCGTTTCCGGGTGTGA